The following are encoded in a window of Prochlorococcus marinus str. MIT 1013 genomic DNA:
- a CDS encoding fluoride efflux transporter FluC produces MDNLLKNNDFVFISIGAIPAALFRWQIDQIFFVNAIGCFLLGFINALPIRRRLKLIFGFGFCGSFTTFSGWSFQLFELINNSFYKLFFLNILLIVLIGFIAVCLGHFVAKKIIN; encoded by the coding sequence GTGGATAATCTTTTGAAAAACAATGATTTTGTTTTTATTTCTATCGGTGCTATTCCTGCTGCATTATTTCGATGGCAAATTGATCAGATTTTTTTTGTGAATGCAATCGGTTGCTTTTTGTTAGGTTTTATTAATGCATTGCCAATTCGTAGGAGATTGAAATTAATTTTTGGATTTGGTTTTTGTGGATCTTTTACTACATTTAGTGGATGGTCCTTTCAGTTATTTGAATTAATAAATAATAGTTTTTACAAATTATTTTTTTTAAATATATTATTAATTGTATTAATCGGATTTATTGCTGTTTGTTTAGGCCATTTCGTTGCTAAGAAAATAATAAATTAA
- a CDS encoding glutathione peroxidase, which produces MSVNISKVEVLSFENEKLTFEHFKGDVLLIVNVASKCGFTKQYKALQNLQDNYASRGFRVLGFPCNDFGNQEPGELKEIKKFCSMSFGVNFQLFQKVHATGQTTEPFTTLNKVSPSGDVQWNFEKFLINQEGEAIARFKSAVEPESREIKKAIEALLN; this is translated from the coding sequence ATGTCCGTAAATATCAGCAAAGTTGAGGTCCTCTCTTTCGAGAATGAAAAATTAACTTTTGAACATTTCAAAGGAGATGTTTTGTTAATTGTTAATGTCGCCAGCAAGTGCGGATTTACGAAACAATACAAAGCACTCCAAAATCTTCAAGACAACTACGCTTCTAGAGGTTTCAGAGTCCTAGGTTTTCCTTGCAATGATTTTGGAAACCAAGAGCCTGGTGAGTTAAAAGAAATCAAAAAATTCTGTTCAATGTCTTTTGGGGTGAATTTCCAACTTTTTCAAAAAGTTCATGCAACAGGTCAAACAACAGAGCCATTTACAACCTTGAATAAAGTCAGTCCATCTGGCGATGTGCAATGGAACTTTGAGAAATTTCTAATTAATCAAGAAGGAGAGGCAATCGCAAGGTTTAAAAGTGCTGTAGAACCGGAAAGTAGAGAGATCAAAAAAGCTATTGAGGCTTTACTAAATTAA
- the mgtE gene encoding magnesium transporter, with translation MKEQLGAYNETRSLDNGSLVAEAVAEQLEAMLSAGNYDGVKSLLSPVQPVDIAQAIGTLPMILQALAFRLLNKNEAIEVYEYLEPSVQQNLLDRLRSNEVLDLVEEMSPDDRVRLFDELPAKVVRRLLSELSPEERRVTAQLLGYESETAGRLMTTEFIDLKEFLSVSQALNLVRQRATVSETIYSLYVTDKERHLTGILSLRDLVVADPESRIGEVMTREVVNVRTDTDQEEVARAIQRYDFLALPVVDLEKRLVGIVTVDDVIDVIEQEATRDIYAAGAVQAGDEDDYFQSNLFVVARRRIVWLAVLVLANGLTTQVIAMNDEVLKQVVLLAAFIPLLIGAGGNVGAQSSTVVIRGLSTQRIQRLGLFRAIAREALAGVLLGILMALFVVPFAWWQGQGPLVATAVGISLMAITTLAATAGASLPLLFHRMGLDPALMSAPFITTATDVAGVLIYLKTASWLLGRLV, from the coding sequence ATGAAAGAACAATTAGGGGCATACAATGAGACTCGATCTTTGGATAATGGCAGTTTGGTTGCCGAGGCAGTTGCTGAACAATTGGAGGCAATGCTTTCAGCAGGGAATTACGATGGCGTTAAATCATTACTCAGTCCTGTCCAACCTGTTGATATTGCCCAGGCGATTGGGACATTGCCAATGATTTTGCAGGCTTTGGCATTTAGGTTATTGAATAAAAATGAAGCAATAGAAGTCTATGAATATTTAGAACCATCAGTTCAACAAAATCTTTTAGATCGATTGAGATCAAATGAAGTACTGGACTTGGTGGAAGAGATGTCACCTGATGATCGAGTCCGTCTTTTTGATGAGTTGCCTGCAAAAGTTGTTAGGCGCTTGCTTTCTGAACTCAGCCCTGAGGAGAGACGTGTAACTGCTCAACTTCTAGGTTATGAATCTGAGACGGCTGGCAGATTAATGACCACTGAATTTATAGATCTGAAAGAATTCCTTAGTGTCTCACAAGCATTGAATCTTGTTCGACAACGAGCTACTGTTTCTGAAACTATCTATAGTCTTTATGTTACGGATAAAGAAAGGCACTTAACTGGAATTTTATCGCTGAGGGACTTAGTAGTTGCTGACCCTGAATCACGCATTGGAGAGGTCATGACAAGGGAAGTTGTTAACGTGCGAACAGATACTGATCAGGAAGAAGTTGCAAGAGCAATTCAAAGATATGATTTTTTAGCCTTGCCAGTTGTAGACCTTGAAAAAAGATTAGTTGGCATAGTTACTGTGGATGATGTGATTGATGTTATTGAACAAGAAGCAACTAGAGATATTTATGCAGCTGGTGCCGTTCAAGCAGGGGATGAAGATGATTATTTTCAAAGTAATTTATTTGTTGTAGCTAGAAGGCGCATCGTCTGGCTTGCTGTTTTGGTCTTGGCTAATGGATTAACAACTCAAGTTATTGCAATGAATGATGAGGTTTTAAAACAAGTGGTTTTGTTAGCTGCTTTCATTCCTTTGTTAATTGGTGCTGGGGGCAATGTTGGAGCTCAAAGTTCGACAGTTGTTATTAGAGGTTTAAGTACTCAGCGAATTCAGCGACTTGGTCTTTTTAGAGCTATTGCAAGAGAAGCTTTGGCAGGGGTTTTACTAGGAATTTTGATGGCTCTATTTGTTGTGCCTTTCGCCTGGTGGCAAGGACAAGGACCTTTGGTCGCAACAGCTGTAGGAATAAGCTTGATGGCTATTACAACTTTGGCTGCGACTGCAGGAGCATCATTGCCTTTGCTTTTTCATCGCATGGGATTAGACCCTGCACTAATGTCTGCTCCATTCATAACCACTGCTACAGATGTTGCAGGAGTGTTGATTTACTTGAAAACAGCTTCTTGGCTTTTGGGAAGACTGGTGTAG